The following proteins come from a genomic window of Ailuropoda melanoleuca isolate Jingjing chromosome 2, ASM200744v2, whole genome shotgun sequence:
- the CDK5R2 gene encoding cyclin-dependent kinase 5 activator 2 has protein sequence MGTVLSLSPASSAKGRRPGGLPEEKKAPPAGDEALGGYGAPPAGKGGKGESRLKRPSVLISALTWKRLVAAXRRRRPPPAPQAAPPVPGGSPRRVIVQASTGELLRCLGDFVCRRCYRLKELSPGELVGWFRGVDRSLLLQGWQDQAFITPANLVFVYLLCRESLRGDELASAAELQAAFLTCLYLAYSYMGNEISYPLKPFLVEPDKERFWQRCLRLIQRLSPQMLRLNADPHFFTQVFQDLKNEGEAAASAVGPPNGGAPAAPASSSAARDSCATGAKHWTMNLDR, from the coding sequence ATGGGCACGGTGCTGTCTCTTTCCCCCGCCTCTTCGGCGAAGGGCCGGAGGCCCGGCGGGCTACCCGAAGAGAAGAAAGCACCGCCCGCGGGGGACGAGGCGCTGGGGGGCTACGGGGCGCCGCCAGCAGGCAAGGGCGGCAAAGGCGAGAGCCGACTCAAGCGGCCGTCCGTGCTCATCTCGGCGCTTACCTGGAAGCGCCTGGTGGCCGCGNGCCGCCGCCgccgcccacccccagccccgcagGCGGCGCCGCCGGTGCCTGGCGGCTCGCCGCGGCGGGTCATCGTTCAGGCGTCCACCGGCGAGCTGCTGCGCTGCCTGGGCGATTTCGTGTGCCGACGCTGCTACCGCCTCAAGGAGCTGAGCCCGGGCGAGCTGGTGGGCTGGTTCCGCGGAGTGGACCGCTCGCTGCTGCTGCAGGGCTGGCAAGACCAGGCCTTCATTACACCCGCCAACCTGGTGTTCGTGTACCTGCTGTGCCGTGAGTCGCTGCGCGGGGATGAGTTGGCATCGGCCGCCGAGCTGCAGGCCGCCTTCCTCACCTGCCTCTACCTCGCCTACTCCTACATGGGCAACGAGATCTCATACCCACTCAAGCCCTTCCTCGTGGAGCCCGACAAGGAGCGCTTCTGGCAACGCTGCCTGCGCCTCATCCAGCGGCTCAGCCCCCAGATGCTGCGGCTCAACGCAGACCCCCACTTCTTTACGCAGGTCTTTCAAGACCTCAAGAACGAGGGCGAGGCCGCTGCGAGCGCCGTGGGTCCACCCAACGGGGGCGCGCCCGCGGCCCCCGCCTCCTCCTCGGCCGCCAGGGACAGCTGCGCGACCGGAGCCAAGCACTGGACTATGAATCTGGACCGCTAG